The following proteins are co-located in the Chlorogloeopsis sp. ULAP01 genome:
- a CDS encoding TldD/PmbA family protein — MLTNTLLLSKQLPTLQYSSTPERFDETWEAPLATLLGLGRAAGADFIEFFLERVNYISCLAEEDTITSITPRLSTGAGVRVFKGHGDCYVSTNDLSFAGLKAALEKGLSILGLQLPAPNAFIPEINLELLRDYATKRGKDSWLPLCSSIREMGEILLESTAQLQQKANHIQSRRGTYFRDWQEVLVAASDGTFARDIRLTQSVGLSLLCADGSDRASMGERGGNTSDPNFLKTWDYQEAAEQLAESTGKMLYADYVESGTYPIIMANHFGGVIFHEACGHLLETTQIERKTTPFADKKGEKIAHESLTAWDEGRTENAFGTIDMDDEGMPAQRTLLIEKGVLKNFLADRAGSWRTGHPRTGSGRRQSFTFAAASRMRNTYIAPGEYTTEDLFASVDKGIYCKKMGGGSVGATGQFNFGVDEAYLIENGKITKPLKGAILIGEAKEIMNKISMCSQDLSLAPGFCGSISGSIYTTVGQPHIKVDSITVGGR; from the coding sequence ATGCTCACAAATACCCTACTTCTCTCTAAACAACTCCCCACCCTGCAATACTCTTCCACTCCAGAAAGATTTGATGAAACCTGGGAAGCTCCTTTGGCAACCCTTCTAGGATTAGGGCGTGCCGCCGGCGCTGACTTCATCGAATTTTTTTTAGAGCGTGTCAACTATATTAGCTGCCTTGCAGAAGAAGACACCATCACCAGTATTACACCGCGTCTTTCTACTGGTGCAGGAGTAAGAGTATTTAAAGGACACGGCGACTGCTATGTTAGTACAAATGACCTTTCGTTTGCAGGTTTGAAAGCCGCTTTAGAAAAAGGTCTTTCGATTCTGGGATTACAGCTACCTGCACCAAACGCTTTTATTCCAGAAATCAACCTGGAATTACTTAGAGATTACGCCACTAAAAGAGGCAAAGATAGCTGGTTACCTCTGTGTAGCTCTATCCGCGAAATGGGAGAAATTCTCCTTGAAAGTACTGCCCAATTACAGCAAAAAGCCAACCACATCCAATCACGTCGTGGCACCTATTTCCGTGACTGGCAAGAAGTTTTAGTCGCCGCTAGTGATGGTACTTTTGCCCGTGACATTCGCCTTACCCAGTCAGTAGGATTAAGCTTGCTGTGCGCTGACGGTAGCGATCGCGCTTCCATGGGTGAACGGGGTGGTAACACCAGCGATCCCAATTTCCTAAAAACCTGGGATTACCAAGAAGCAGCGGAACAACTTGCCGAATCAACAGGTAAAATGCTCTACGCAGATTATGTGGAATCAGGCACTTATCCCATCATTATGGCAAATCACTTTGGCGGGGTAATTTTCCACGAAGCCTGCGGACACTTGCTAGAAACCACACAAATTGAACGCAAAACCACTCCTTTTGCTGACAAAAAAGGCGAAAAAATTGCCCACGAAAGCCTAACTGCTTGGGACGAAGGACGGACAGAAAATGCCTTCGGTACAATCGATATGGACGACGAAGGTATGCCTGCCCAGAGAACTTTATTGATTGAAAAAGGTGTTCTCAAGAACTTCTTGGCAGATAGAGCTGGTTCGTGGCGCACCGGACATCCCAGAACCGGTAGTGGGCGGCGTCAAAGTTTCACATTTGCGGCTGCTAGCCGGATGCGTAATACTTACATTGCTCCTGGAGAATACACAACAGAAGATTTATTTGCCTCTGTTGATAAAGGTATTTACTGCAAAAAAATGGGTGGCGGTAGTGTTGGCGCTACTGGACAATTTAATTTTGGTGTAGACGAAGCTTATTTGATAGAAAACGGCAAAATTACTAAACCACTCAAAGGAGCAATTCTCATCGGTGAAGCCAAGGAAATAATGAATAAAATTTCCATGTGCTCTCAAGACTTATCTTTAGCACCCGGCTTCTGTGGCTCTATTAGTGGCAGTATCTACACCACGGTAGGACAACCACATATCAAAGTTGATTCAATTACTGTTGGTGGACGCTAA
- a CDS encoding glycosyl hydrolase family 28-related protein: protein MKTAYGAKGDGTTDDTAALQQALDDLGQTDKGKGSVLYLPAGTYRITKQLRLYKVRNVAIIGESPESVTLRWGGTNQGVMLLFKNVAYSRLSRLTFDGAGKAGKGLWIRWGGYATGDHFPTTFDISDNVFKDLEVGIQGGEDPNIAGHQDTAAEVAIMRCKFLRHSYAGIVLQDWNTVDWWIRSSLFEDNNYGVAGLIGVFHVTNSVFRRSTEADVYAQNNSFIGLRNNYSTASKRFYSTHGPTGDGLNAILQDNTILDTTDVAVSLKSAGPVTLLDNIIRNPAGVTTPAVAMGAGSPGNLIAVGNTFTVSNPIDIDQDYNRFYSQDNKVVNRSTINVEVPKLPDTPERSTAPVIKVTQKTGAAIQTAIKKASSTYAGQRSVVHLPAGDYSTNTTITIPADSDVRIVGDMGYLCFKGCSRIVWNSSSSGPVLRVKGPSKALIQDIDILGNHSADGIVVEGVDQQQGHILLDQTITNMLTNAGAGMIVDGLDHTVINSINHRFFGISKGVTVIGGSLTADGESTTARVNLFGGSSGAFKEGPSFHVDNGGRLMVQDSWYENGSNRSPMLHLTGSGTITLDNMKQQFYGSAAGSSPTIIVDGFSGKVTLGNIHFMGGAVSVQGNNANTNFLLFGSALRAQDNIVANFSNSSNAGRIVTLNNNVGPNSGTGSVQHMSNIGTVNAQWLRSMFSQLRQDKLADPTQSIPSDVTDLILLRVGVENVTNGITIKR, encoded by the coding sequence GTGAAGACTGCATATGGAGCCAAAGGTGATGGTACTACCGATGACACTGCCGCATTACAGCAAGCACTTGACGATTTAGGGCAGACAGATAAAGGAAAGGGAAGTGTATTGTATCTTCCGGCAGGTACTTATCGTATTACTAAACAACTGAGACTCTACAAGGTACGCAATGTTGCAATTATCGGAGAATCTCCAGAAAGTGTGACGCTGCGTTGGGGGGGAACAAATCAAGGAGTAATGCTCCTGTTTAAGAATGTTGCCTACAGTCGGCTTAGTCGCCTCACTTTTGATGGAGCAGGTAAAGCGGGTAAAGGGCTTTGGATTCGTTGGGGTGGCTATGCTACAGGCGATCATTTCCCGACAACTTTTGATATCTCTGATAATGTCTTTAAAGATTTAGAGGTAGGTATCCAAGGTGGTGAAGATCCCAATATAGCAGGACACCAAGACACGGCAGCAGAAGTGGCAATTATGCGATGCAAATTCTTACGTCACTCCTATGCAGGCATAGTATTGCAAGATTGGAACACGGTTGACTGGTGGATTCGCAGTTCTCTGTTTGAAGATAATAATTACGGTGTTGCCGGTTTAATTGGAGTTTTTCACGTCACAAATTCGGTTTTTCGTCGCTCCACCGAGGCTGATGTGTACGCGCAAAATAATTCTTTTATCGGACTTCGGAATAATTATTCAACAGCATCTAAACGTTTTTATTCAACGCATGGCCCGACGGGAGACGGACTAAACGCCATACTACAAGACAATACTATCTTAGATACCACTGACGTTGCAGTCAGTCTTAAAAGTGCTGGTCCAGTTACTCTGTTGGACAATATTATTCGTAATCCAGCAGGTGTGACGACTCCAGCAGTAGCCATGGGAGCAGGATCGCCGGGAAACCTAATCGCTGTAGGCAATACTTTTACAGTTTCTAATCCGATTGATATTGACCAAGACTATAATCGTTTTTACTCGCAAGATAACAAGGTAGTAAATCGAAGCACGATTAATGTTGAGGTACCAAAGCTACCAGACACTCCGGAGCGATCAACAGCGCCAGTAATTAAAGTCACTCAAAAGACTGGAGCAGCAATTCAGACTGCAATAAAAAAAGCCTCTTCTACCTATGCTGGTCAACGCTCTGTAGTACATCTACCCGCTGGTGACTACTCTACCAATACCACTATTACAATTCCAGCAGACAGCGATGTGCGAATTGTAGGAGATATGGGATATTTATGCTTTAAGGGCTGCTCCCGTATAGTATGGAATTCATCTAGTTCTGGCCCGGTGTTGCGTGTAAAAGGGCCAAGCAAAGCCCTTATCCAAGATATTGACATTCTCGGTAACCATAGTGCTGATGGCATTGTAGTTGAAGGAGTTGATCAACAACAGGGACATATTCTTCTTGACCAGACCATAACGAATATGCTTACCAATGCTGGTGCAGGCATGATAGTTGATGGACTTGATCATACAGTAATTAATAGTATCAATCACCGTTTCTTTGGTATCTCAAAAGGAGTAACAGTTATCGGCGGTTCTCTAACTGCGGATGGTGAATCGACTACTGCACGAGTAAATTTGTTTGGGGGTTCTAGTGGTGCATTTAAAGAAGGGCCAAGCTTTCATGTAGACAATGGTGGGCGTCTGATGGTGCAGGACTCTTGGTATGAGAACGGTTCCAATAGATCTCCTATGCTACACCTCACCGGGTCAGGAACGATAACTTTGGATAATATGAAGCAACAGTTTTACGGGAGTGCTGCTGGAAGTTCCCCAACTATTATAGTAGATGGATTTTCAGGGAAAGTAACGCTAGGGAACATTCACTTTATGGGTGGTGCCGTATCAGTACAGGGCAATAATGCCAACACTAACTTCTTACTATTTGGATCTGCATTACGCGCGCAAGACAATATTGTTGCTAATTTCTCGAATAGCTCAAACGCTGGTCGGATAGTAACGTTAAATAATAATGTTGGCCCAAACTCTGGTACTGGAAGCGTTCAACATATGTCAAATATAGGTACTGTTAATGCCCAATGGTTGCGATCTATGTTTTCCCAATTGCGTCAAGACAAACTTGCTGATCCTACACAATCGATACCATCAGACGTCACTGATTTGATATTGCTGCGGGTTGGAGTTGAAAATGTTACTAACGGGATTACAATAAAGCGGTAA
- a CDS encoding glycosyltransferase produces the protein MPKVSVVMTAYNAMAYLPQTMETLLWQSFTDFELVLVNNGSTDNIVEWVTQLSEPRIKLISQENRGIPGGLNRGIAHAQGEYITFLDADDLWDPTKLEKQVKILDENPEVGLVYNWVTLIDEHSKDIGGLIHRHSIVKFKAEGDVRKQLLEQDIIGCGSSAMVRRVCFEEVGVFDPSFTIAADWDMWVRIGLHYPFKVIKEPLTYYRKHSRSMTSNWQAAMRDCGVAIEKIFSYVSPELQYLKNHSYGRLYFYHAQQRVRSLERDYCEASRLYKKAVSYYPRLAYCWSSMRLNLTINLLKLLGAHRYDRLIKLLRLLVSHTKKKLMRITVLLSGNEKALTNEIVK, from the coding sequence ATGCCTAAAGTTTCTGTGGTAATGACAGCCTACAATGCAATGGCCTATCTGCCACAAACAATGGAAACCTTGCTATGGCAAAGTTTTACTGATTTTGAATTAGTATTAGTTAACAATGGTAGTACAGATAATATTGTAGAGTGGGTGACCCAATTAAGTGAACCACGAATAAAACTGATTTCTCAAGAAAATCGAGGTATTCCTGGGGGATTGAATAGAGGCATTGCTCATGCTCAAGGCGAGTATATCACCTTTCTGGATGCTGATGATTTGTGGGATCCTACCAAATTGGAAAAACAAGTAAAGATTTTGGATGAAAATCCAGAGGTAGGTCTGGTTTATAACTGGGTGACTTTGATTGATGAACACTCTAAGGATATAGGAGGATTAATCCACAGGCACAGTATCGTCAAGTTTAAAGCGGAAGGCGATGTGCGTAAACAACTGCTAGAGCAAGATATTATTGGATGCGGCAGTTCGGCAATGGTTCGCCGTGTATGTTTTGAAGAAGTAGGAGTATTCGATCCAAGTTTCACGATCGCCGCAGACTGGGATATGTGGGTTCGGATTGGTTTACACTACCCCTTCAAGGTAATTAAAGAACCACTAACTTACTACCGCAAGCATTCTAGAAGTATGACTTCAAACTGGCAGGCGGCAATGCGAGATTGTGGTGTCGCGATCGAAAAAATTTTTTCCTATGTCTCGCCAGAATTGCAATACTTGAAAAATCACAGCTATGGCCGACTCTATTTCTACCATGCTCAACAGCGAGTCAGAAGCTTAGAAAGGGACTATTGTGAGGCAAGCCGTTTATATAAGAAGGCAGTTAGTTACTATCCTCGACTAGCTTATTGTTGGTCGTCTATGCGGTTAAACCTTACTATCAACTTACTGAAGTTACTTGGCGCACATCGGTATGACAGATTAATTAAACTATTGCGTTTATTAGTATCCCATACCAAGAAAAAATTAATGAGAATAACTGTTTTGCTTAGTGGGAATGAAAAAGCTCTAACCAATGAAATAGTCAAGTAA
- a CDS encoding O-antigen ligase family protein, whose amino-acid sequence MKPQNLEEKVVWYSLVGIYVFYFLGAQYVFMPLIAWFLVFYLGKKLWSQTENTPPDEKVTIPFTVWVWIVSMLVMEVALIIGHIDFNLGLAKIITSSINWARSWALMALYPLIGCLNIRPKLIYRAVCIICLQSLIFIPICYLAYTLRLPDLLYDSPLRLIGGNGELFYQVRLYGFEQETNQVRLSLFAPWAPGLGMVANIYFLLACQESNKKWRLIGMIASIAMILGSFSRLSLLCIVIVPLITLLLVNLARPGVQFAAGILSVFAGIFAPLIIGVLETFQEQFSKARASSSRVRETLARIALDRWSEAPIWGHGIIEPRGPRVVAFMPIGTHHTWFGILFEKGIVGLIALAFPLLWSFFDLLSKTYKNETAKTGLSILLVIFLFTFGEKIEGLSYIYWPGLVLMGIALKERV is encoded by the coding sequence ATGAAACCTCAAAACTTAGAAGAAAAAGTAGTTTGGTACTCCCTCGTAGGAATTTACGTCTTTTATTTCCTGGGAGCACAGTATGTTTTCATGCCTTTAATTGCCTGGTTCCTCGTATTCTACCTTGGCAAAAAGCTTTGGAGTCAAACAGAAAATACACCACCTGACGAAAAAGTCACAATTCCTTTTACAGTATGGGTATGGATCGTTTCCATGCTTGTTATGGAGGTGGCCCTAATTATTGGTCATATAGACTTTAATTTAGGATTAGCAAAGATAATCACCTCATCTATTAATTGGGCCAGATCGTGGGCTTTAATGGCTCTATATCCTTTAATAGGTTGCCTTAATATCAGACCAAAACTAATTTATCGTGCTGTCTGTATTATTTGCCTACAAAGTTTAATATTTATTCCTATTTGCTATTTGGCATATACCTTACGTCTGCCTGACCTTTTATATGATTCTCCTTTACGCTTAATAGGAGGTAACGGCGAATTATTCTACCAAGTGAGGCTTTACGGTTTTGAGCAAGAAACCAATCAAGTTCGTTTATCATTATTTGCACCTTGGGCTCCTGGCTTGGGGATGGTAGCCAATATTTACTTTTTACTTGCTTGTCAAGAGTCTAATAAAAAATGGCGGTTGATTGGCATGATTGCTTCGATTGCTATGATTTTAGGCTCTTTTTCACGATTATCTTTACTATGTATTGTTATCGTTCCATTAATTACTTTGTTACTCGTAAACCTTGCCAGACCTGGAGTACAATTTGCAGCAGGAATACTAAGTGTATTTGCAGGTATATTTGCTCCTTTAATCATAGGTGTTCTTGAAACTTTTCAAGAACAATTTTCTAAAGCTAGGGCAAGTTCTTCAAGAGTTAGGGAAACATTGGCTCGCATAGCCCTTGATCGCTGGAGTGAGGCACCTATTTGGGGTCATGGAATTATAGAGCCGAGAGGACCAAGAGTTGTAGCATTCATGCCTATAGGAACTCACCATACCTGGTTCGGTATTCTCTTTGAGAAAGGTATAGTAGGTTTGATTGCTCTGGCATTTCCATTGTTATGGAGCTTTTTTGATTTACTCAGTAAAACCTATAAAAATGAAACTGCTAAAACAGGATTAAGTATATTGTTAGTCATATTTCTATTTACTTTTGGTGAAAAAATAGAAGGTTTATCATATATTTATTGGCCTGGTTTAGTTTTAATGGGTATTGCCCTAAAAGAAAGAGTTTAA
- a CDS encoding TldD/PmbA family protein encodes MPNINEIANHAKDSANKLGVRKFDIYGSIVDSTSVQVDQGEPKQVKASNLSGVTVRVWNEDHTMGVTSTTDVDPRGLELALETAYEASFFGVKENVPDFSPQATAPINHQSDQKYPQAPVAQLIENLLAAEKEVLSIHPAIKGVPYNSLAQRDIDRFYLNSEGAMRIESHSLASIYLYSKTEEEGKKPRSAGAFRINHSLEALDINGCIQETAEKTISHLNYEKIKSGKYTVVFSPDAFLSLLGAFSNLFNAQNILDKQSLSTPDDLGKQIASPLLSVCDDALHPANVGAETFDGEGTPTRRVSLIENGILTGFLHSAGTAKRLNTQPTGNANIGAKVTVSPNFYHVFASTSTEQELSLETAENIVFIDDLQALHAGVKSLQGSFSLPFDGWIINKGVKTSIESATVAGDFLQLLKSIIFVEKEAELTPAGVCPKIWVNELSITGE; translated from the coding sequence ATGCCTAATATTAACGAAATAGCAAATCATGCTAAGGATAGTGCTAATAAACTTGGCGTTAGAAAATTCGATATCTATGGATCAATAGTAGATTCAACGAGTGTCCAAGTAGATCAAGGTGAACCTAAGCAAGTCAAAGCCTCAAATCTTTCTGGTGTCACTGTGCGTGTTTGGAATGAAGATCACACAATGGGTGTCACCAGTACGACAGATGTAGACCCCAGAGGTCTAGAATTAGCTTTAGAAACTGCCTACGAAGCTAGTTTCTTTGGCGTGAAAGAAAATGTACCGGATTTTAGCCCACAAGCAACTGCCCCTATTAATCATCAATCCGATCAAAAATACCCACAAGCTCCTGTTGCTCAACTCATAGAGAATTTACTGGCAGCCGAGAAAGAAGTACTATCAATTCATCCGGCTATCAAAGGAGTACCCTACAACAGCCTGGCGCAAAGAGATATTGATAGGTTCTATCTCAACAGCGAGGGTGCGATGAGAATTGAGTCTCACTCTTTGGCATCAATTTATCTTTATAGCAAAACGGAAGAAGAAGGGAAAAAACCTCGTAGTGCAGGGGCTTTTAGAATTAATCACAGTTTAGAGGCTTTAGATATCAATGGTTGCATTCAAGAAACGGCTGAGAAAACTATTAGCCACTTAAATTATGAGAAAATTAAGTCTGGTAAATATACAGTTGTTTTCTCACCAGATGCTTTCTTGAGTCTTTTGGGTGCTTTTTCAAACTTGTTCAACGCTCAAAATATTTTGGATAAACAAAGCCTATCTACTCCTGATGATTTAGGAAAGCAAATTGCTTCTCCCCTGCTTTCAGTGTGCGATGATGCATTGCATCCAGCTAATGTGGGTGCAGAAACTTTTGATGGTGAGGGAACTCCCACTCGTCGAGTGTCACTCATTGAAAATGGAATTTTAACAGGCTTTCTCCATAGCGCAGGTACTGCGAAAAGACTGAATACTCAACCAACTGGTAATGCTAATATAGGCGCAAAAGTCACCGTCAGCCCGAATTTTTATCATGTTTTTGCAAGTACATCTACTGAACAAGAACTAAGTCTGGAAACAGCTGAAAATATAGTTTTTATCGATGATTTACAGGCTCTCCATGCTGGAGTTAAATCTTTACAAGGTTCTTTTTCTCTACCCTTTGATGGTTGGATTATCAACAAAGGTGTCAAGACGAGTATTGAGTCGGCAACAGTTGCTGGCGATTTTCTACAACTTCTAAAGTCAATTATTTTTGTAGAGAAAGAAGCTGAGTTAACTCCTGCCGGAGTATGTCCAAAAATCTGGGTTAATGAACTGTCAATTACTGGAGAGTAA
- a CDS encoding Clp protease N-terminal domain-containing protein gives MFGFVSDRFHLNGFERFTQKAVTVINIAQDESRRLGHTYIGTEQILVGLVGEGSGFASQFLSSVGLNLETVKMEEEKIVGRGRGLTPVDMPFTPRAKRVLELAVEESQQLGVNYIGTEHLLLGILKEGAKGTAGGAAIRILQNLGVDLVAFEQRLRRALT, from the coding sequence ATTTTTGGATTTGTCTCGGACAGATTCCACCTTAACGGTTTTGAAAGATTCACTCAAAAAGCTGTTACTGTCATCAATATTGCCCAAGATGAATCTCGGCGCTTGGGACATACGTATATTGGCACTGAACAAATTTTGGTAGGACTAGTTGGTGAAGGCAGTGGATTTGCATCACAGTTTCTCTCCTCTGTAGGATTGAACTTGGAAACAGTCAAGATGGAGGAAGAAAAAATTGTTGGCAGAGGGAGAGGATTAACGCCTGTGGATATGCCCTTCACACCCAGAGCCAAGCGGGTGTTAGAGCTAGCAGTAGAAGAGTCACAACAACTAGGCGTCAATTATATTGGTACAGAACATCTGCTGTTAGGCATTCTTAAAGAAGGAGCTAAAGGTACAGCAGGGGGAGCAGCAATTAGGATTTTGCAAAACCTAGGTGTAGATTTGGTTGCTTTTGAACAACGCCTGCGAAGAGCATTAACTTAA
- a CDS encoding phytanoyl-CoA dioxygenase, translated as MFYKIRTKVAGLLSECFYRFSLLTHSRKLPPVCSSDRLIINELKKEGAHITSLQELGLPSTPDMLNASKKYLEMMSAAIVESSEKTEPQICTVTNLVEFSRWAVEKRLLQIAENYIGLPIKFQGVHLRRDFPSTEHCGIQRWHWDIEDRRVVKIIVYLNDVDEKTGPFEYISKSLTSRWFGQRWRINRTAKRSSIFGIADEELTSIIPKPAWRKCLGAAGTVIFVDAANVLHHGTLRSEERSALFFVYTAASPKRPAECTQYSDNTYPSPDELVANYIPKPAYADL; from the coding sequence ATGTTTTACAAAATCCGTACTAAAGTAGCGGGCTTGCTTTCTGAATGTTTTTACAGATTTTCTCTGCTGACACATAGTAGAAAACTGCCTCCAGTTTGTTCAAGCGATCGCCTCATTATCAATGAACTGAAAAAAGAAGGTGCGCACATCACATCATTGCAGGAATTGGGTCTGCCCTCCACACCCGATATGCTGAATGCATCCAAGAAGTATCTAGAAATGATGTCAGCAGCGATCGTTGAATCGTCAGAAAAAACTGAACCACAGATCTGCACAGTCACAAATCTGGTAGAATTTTCTAGATGGGCTGTCGAAAAGAGACTGCTTCAGATTGCAGAAAACTATATTGGGTTGCCGATAAAATTTCAAGGTGTTCATCTGCGTAGGGACTTTCCTAGTACAGAACACTGTGGCATCCAAAGATGGCATTGGGATATAGAAGATCGCCGTGTAGTAAAGATTATTGTCTACTTAAATGATGTAGACGAAAAAACAGGTCCATTTGAGTACATTTCCAAGTCTTTAACTTCTCGTTGGTTTGGGCAGAGATGGAGAATTAACCGTACTGCCAAAAGATCCAGCATATTTGGGATTGCGGATGAGGAATTGACATCAATAATTCCAAAACCAGCTTGGCGAAAGTGTTTAGGAGCAGCAGGCACAGTCATATTTGTAGATGCAGCCAATGTTCTCCATCACGGTACGCTGCGCTCAGAAGAACGTTCAGCTTTGTTCTTCGTATACACAGCCGCATCCCCCAAGCGACCAGCAGAGTGTACACAATACAGTGACAATACCTACCCTAGTCCAGATGAATTGGTTGCTAATTATATACCCAAGCCTGCTTACGCAGATTTGTAA
- a CDS encoding aspartate carbamoyltransferase catalytic subunit, with amino-acid sequence MPSTNWTRHHILSLADFTLAEYDTVLQTAASFQEVLSRRTKKVPTLQGQVVANLFFEPSTRTRSSFELAAKRLSADTLNFASATSSMTKGETILDTAKTYLAMGTDIMVVRHKEAGVPNAIAQEMDRLGVKVSVLNAGDGQHEHPSQALLDLFTICTLLDPNHPRLELLKNKKIAIVGDILHSRVARSNIWSLTATGAELHLAAPPTLLPKLFADYGKNRLGKLFLHWQLEPALQDADFVMTLRLQKERMSANLLPSLREYHQMFGITRSKLQLCKPNVKVLHPGPVNRGVEISSDLMDDPEFSLIQTQVTSGVAVRMALLYLIGSGKVT; translated from the coding sequence ATGCCTAGTACTAATTGGACTCGTCACCACATTCTTTCTTTAGCTGATTTCACTCTAGCGGAGTATGATACCGTGTTGCAAACTGCCGCTAGTTTTCAGGAGGTACTATCACGGCGGACTAAAAAAGTGCCAACTTTACAGGGACAGGTAGTGGCGAACTTGTTTTTTGAGCCATCAACCCGTACTCGCAGCAGCTTTGAACTTGCTGCCAAACGCCTCTCAGCAGATACCCTCAACTTTGCCAGCGCCACTTCTTCAATGACTAAAGGAGAAACTATTCTCGATACAGCCAAGACCTATTTAGCTATGGGAACTGATATCATGGTCGTTCGCCATAAAGAGGCAGGAGTACCTAATGCGATCGCTCAAGAAATGGATCGTCTTGGCGTAAAAGTTAGCGTCCTCAATGCCGGAGACGGTCAACATGAGCATCCTTCCCAAGCGCTGTTAGACTTATTTACAATCTGTACTCTCCTTGATCCAAATCATCCGCGCCTTGAACTTCTCAAAAATAAAAAAATTGCTATAGTTGGTGATATTCTACATTCGCGAGTAGCTAGGTCAAATATTTGGAGTTTAACTGCAACTGGTGCCGAATTGCATCTAGCAGCACCACCTACATTATTACCCAAATTATTCGCAGATTACGGAAAAAATAGACTAGGTAAGCTATTTCTCCATTGGCAATTGGAGCCTGCTTTACAAGATGCTGACTTTGTGATGACTCTGCGCCTGCAAAAAGAACGCATGAGTGCAAATTTATTACCTTCTTTGCGAGAATACCATCAAATGTTTGGAATTACACGTTCAAAACTACAACTGTGTAAGCCTAACGTCAAAGTTTTGCATCCAGGCCCAGTCAACCGTGGTGTCGAAATTAGCTCAGATTTAATGGATGACCCCGAATTTAGTCTTATTCAAACACAAGTTACTAGCGGTGTTGCCGTACGTATGGCACTGCTGTATTTAATTGGTAGTGGCAAGGTAACTTAA
- a CDS encoding pentapeptide repeat-containing protein has translation MKIRILTATALLSTISFFVSTPVKAENSVNNVRRLLETRACYRCNLKGANLSGAHLIGADLRNANLKGANLEGANLEGADLTGANLESANLSQTFASGTTFNNANLSNADLSNAHLYNAQVDGAIMIDTNISGANGFNFILGVGGEE, from the coding sequence ATGAAGATTAGAATTTTGACTGCAACGGCTTTATTAAGTACAATATCTTTCTTTGTCTCCACTCCTGTAAAAGCAGAAAATTCCGTTAATAATGTTCGGCGCTTACTAGAAACTAGAGCATGTTACAGATGTAATTTAAAAGGTGCGAATCTTAGCGGTGCTCACTTAATTGGCGCAGACTTGCGAAATGCTAATTTAAAGGGTGCAAATTTGGAAGGTGCAAACCTAGAAGGCGCAGATTTAACTGGTGCAAATTTGGAATCTGCTAATTTATCACAAACTTTTGCTAGTGGCACTACATTTAATAACGCTAATCTCAGTAATGCTGATTTAAGTAATGCTCATTTATATAACGCTCAAGTAGATGGAGCTATTATGATTGACACAAATATCAGTGGAGCAAATGGTTTTAATTTTATTCTTGGTGTCGGAGGCGAGGAATAA